A DNA window from Gemmatimonadota bacterium contains the following coding sequences:
- a CDS encoding peptide ABC transporter substrate-binding protein, whose protein sequence is MDTYIRNKWRRCPQRPALPACLLLAWAVLGLNGCAGDENGSRTDGQAQVNSIGRQLPDDAAPPEQQRFRYMFREPSTLDISVAAYEADGTYFAFERLVLLDENNELVPAAADRWESSEDGRTWTFHLREGARWSDGRDVTAHDFEYSFRRMLDPASGNIYAFLYYVIKNGRAFNQGELQDVEQVGIRAVDDLTFQIETEGPCPYLPYIVSFITSSPVPRWQVERFGAEWTEPEHIVSNFTYRLAEWNTGSDMTFTLDPNYNGPHKALLEEIIVKFIGAQRPGTLPYENGEIDAYRLDPIDYERVLQDEQLAQEIHRMPEFTTWYLFFQTRQPPFNDARVRQAIARAIDRSTLSTTVLNDLAIPAYSMLPPGFPGYSADQFKAFQTYDPEEARRLMAEAGYPEGRGFPKTELWLRVADTGINRIAGEAVQAMLRETLGIELEIRYQQRNIFNENLFQWQIPMGMLVFVYDYPDPSNMLGLLWRSQPRGYARHDWLHAEFDDLLDRANTHMDPAVRYDLYARAERIMAEEAGAVFLFHPVITELRKPYLRGVKQDRDGRVVPIISIQTVNFTEMYIARH, encoded by the coding sequence ATGGACACGTACATTCGAAACAAGTGGCGACGCTGCCCACAGCGGCCGGCGCTTCCCGCCTGCTTACTGCTGGCCTGGGCGGTCCTCGGTCTGAACGGCTGTGCCGGCGACGAAAATGGCTCCCGGACCGACGGCCAGGCCCAGGTCAATTCCATAGGCCGCCAGCTGCCGGACGACGCGGCCCCGCCGGAACAGCAGCGGTTCCGATACATGTTCCGCGAGCCGTCTACGCTGGACATCAGCGTGGCGGCCTACGAGGCCGACGGCACGTACTTCGCCTTCGAGCGGCTGGTGCTGCTGGACGAGAACAACGAGTTGGTGCCTGCCGCGGCGGACCGGTGGGAGTCTTCGGAGGACGGCCGGACATGGACTTTCCATCTCCGGGAAGGTGCGCGGTGGAGCGACGGCAGGGACGTTACGGCCCACGACTTCGAGTATTCCTTCCGCCGCATGCTGGATCCGGCCAGCGGGAACATCTACGCCTTTCTCTATTACGTGATCAAGAACGGGCGAGCCTTCAACCAGGGCGAACTCCAGGACGTGGAGCAGGTGGGCATCCGCGCGGTGGACGATCTGACCTTCCAGATCGAGACGGAGGGACCCTGTCCGTACCTGCCCTATATCGTTTCCTTCATCACGTCGTCGCCCGTGCCGCGGTGGCAGGTGGAGCGATTCGGCGCGGAATGGACGGAACCGGAACACATCGTGTCCAATTTCACCTACCGGCTGGCTGAGTGGAACACGGGATCCGACATGACGTTCACGCTGGATCCGAACTACAACGGACCGCACAAGGCGCTGCTCGAGGAGATCATCGTCAAGTTCATCGGTGCGCAGCGTCCGGGCACCCTGCCCTATGAGAACGGTGAAATCGACGCCTATCGGCTGGACCCCATCGACTACGAACGGGTGCTTCAGGACGAACAACTTGCGCAGGAGATTCACCGGATGCCGGAGTTCACCACGTGGTACCTGTTCTTCCAGACCCGGCAGCCACCCTTCAACGACGCCCGGGTAAGGCAGGCCATCGCGCGCGCCATCGACCGATCCACGCTCAGCACGACCGTCCTCAACGACCTCGCCATTCCGGCCTACTCCATGCTGCCGCCCGGCTTCCCGGGGTATTCGGCGGACCAGTTCAAGGCGTTCCAGACCTACGATCCTGAAGAGGCGCGGCGGCTGATGGCGGAAGCCGGCTATCCGGAAGGTCGGGGCTTCCCGAAGACGGAGCTGTGGCTACGTGTGGCCGATACGGGTATCAACCGCATCGCGGGGGAAGCGGTGCAGGCCATGCTCCGGGAGACACTCGGTATCGAACTCGAAATCAGGTACCAGCAGCGCAACATTTTTAACGAAAACCTTTTTCAGTGGCAGATCCCCATGGGCATGCTGGTCTTCGTCTACGACTACCCCGACCCGTCCAACATGCTCGGCCTCCTCTGGCGGTCCCAGCCCAGGGGATATGCCCGCCACGACTGGCTGCACGCGGAGTTCGACGACCTGCTCGACCGGGCCAATACCCATATGGATCCCGCGGTGCGCTACGACCTGTACGCCCGGGCCGAGCGCATCATGGCGGAGGAGGCGGGCGCCGTCTTTCTCTTCCACCCGGTGATCACGGAGCTGCGAAAACCCTATCTCCGAGGCGTCAAGCAGGACCGTGACGGCCGCGTGGTGCCGATCATATCGATACAGACCGTGAATTTCACGGAAATGTATATCGCCCGCCACTGA
- a CDS encoding peptidase M19, with amino-acid sequence MLIFDGDYPMAYSGEELNRDLTLPLDEVRAADGKSGNVAFACLPEMRRGRVAAALMKFCVRRKRENSILSGLRGSAAVYGAARGQVAYYHMLAEQGEGVVLTHGQALAGHMEGWEKAEDTHSLPVGFILGMEGADPILWPDQVHEWFEYGVRVVSLTHYGPSTYAHGTGSEGGLFAPAGDLLREMSACGMLLDLTHISDDSFFEAVDRYEGPVLASHQNCRALVPGQRQFSDEQLRIVIERGGVIGASMDTWMLCPWYTLDWANTDGYNRRDHFRREEISLNHVADHIDHVCQLAGNADHAAIGGDTDGQGGIDGAPCEVDSIADYQLLAPMLEGRGYDRDDIEKIMYRNWVRFYTDHLPKNG; translated from the coding sequence ATGCTCATCTTTGACGGCGACTATCCCATGGCATACAGTGGCGAGGAGCTCAACCGGGACCTTACGCTGCCGCTGGACGAGGTGCGTGCGGCCGATGGAAAATCGGGCAACGTGGCCTTCGCATGCCTGCCCGAGATGCGGAGGGGCCGGGTGGCGGCTGCGCTCATGAAGTTCTGCGTTCGTCGAAAACGGGAAAACAGCATACTGTCGGGTCTCCGCGGGAGTGCGGCGGTGTACGGGGCGGCCCGCGGCCAGGTAGCCTACTATCATATGCTGGCGGAACAGGGGGAAGGCGTCGTACTCACGCACGGGCAAGCCCTGGCCGGTCATATGGAAGGTTGGGAGAAAGCGGAGGATACCCACAGCCTGCCCGTGGGATTCATCCTCGGCATGGAAGGCGCTGATCCCATCCTCTGGCCGGACCAGGTACACGAATGGTTCGAATACGGTGTCCGCGTGGTGAGCCTGACCCACTACGGCCCGAGCACCTATGCCCATGGCACGGGTTCGGAGGGCGGCCTGTTCGCGCCTGCGGGAGACCTGCTGCGGGAGATGTCCGCCTGCGGCATGCTGCTCGACCTCACCCACATTTCGGACGATAGTTTCTTCGAGGCCGTGGACCGGTATGAGGGACCGGTGCTGGCCAGCCACCAGAACTGCCGCGCCCTCGTTCCCGGCCAGCGCCAGTTCTCCGACGAGCAACTCCGGATCGTCATCGAACGGGGCGGCGTCATCGGCGCGTCCATGGACACCTGGATGCTTTGTCCGTGGTACACCCTCGACTGGGCGAACACCGACGGATACAACCGCCGGGACCACTTCCGGCGCGAGGAAATTTCGCTGAACCACGTGGCCGATCATATCGATCACGTGTGCCAGCTTGCCGGCAATGCCGATCATGCTGCGATCGGCGGCGATACCGACGGGCAGGGCGGCATTGACGGAGCGCCCTGCGAAGTCGATTCCATCGCGGATTACCAGTTGCTGGCCCCGATGCTCGAAGGCCGGGGCTACGACAGGGACGATATCGAGAAGATCATGTACCGGAACTGGGTGCGATTCTACACGGACCACCTGCCGAAGAACGGCTGA
- a CDS encoding zinc-binding dehydrogenase — MRACVLVEPGRIETRDDVDLPVAGPTDVVVRVESALTCGTDLKAYRRGHHLMPPPTLFGHEFSGVVFDKGNKVDRYAIGQPVMSVHTAPCGTCVYCVRSLQNLCPYLTKTMALGAYAEYLRVPGAVVDVNMYPKPDDLGYREAAMLEPLSCVTYCISQALATRPETAVVIGAGAIGLLHVMVLKEMGIGQVIVSGRHEYRLETAKAVGADLVIDSDREHATEAVLDATGGHGSPIVFECTGLPAVWEEAVTMVSRGGCVILFGGCPGGTTVTYDTARLHYDQITLKGIFHFTPEAVRSAYDLLADGRLDVTPLITGDRTLEEVPQTFRTFRGKDTLKYAIIP, encoded by the coding sequence ATGCGCGCATGTGTGCTGGTTGAACCGGGACGGATAGAAACCCGCGACGATGTCGATCTGCCGGTCGCGGGACCGACCGACGTGGTCGTGCGGGTGGAATCCGCCCTGACCTGCGGGACCGATCTCAAGGCATACCGGAGAGGTCATCACCTCATGCCGCCGCCGACCCTGTTCGGCCACGAGTTCTCGGGAGTAGTTTTCGACAAAGGGAATAAGGTGGACCGTTACGCCATCGGGCAGCCCGTCATGTCGGTACATACCGCGCCTTGTGGTACCTGCGTCTACTGCGTGAGATCGCTCCAGAACCTGTGCCCGTACCTGACGAAGACGATGGCCCTGGGCGCATACGCCGAGTACCTCAGGGTGCCCGGCGCGGTGGTCGACGTGAACATGTACCCAAAGCCCGATGACCTGGGCTATCGCGAGGCCGCCATGCTGGAGCCCCTGTCCTGCGTGACCTACTGCATCAGCCAGGCGCTGGCGACGCGGCCGGAAACCGCGGTCGTGATCGGCGCCGGCGCCATCGGGTTGCTGCATGTCATGGTGCTGAAGGAAATGGGGATCGGCCAGGTCATCGTTTCAGGGCGACACGAATACCGGCTCGAAACGGCGAAGGCGGTGGGGGCGGACCTCGTCATCGACAGCGACAGGGAGCATGCCACGGAAGCCGTGTTGGACGCCACCGGGGGCCACGGGTCGCCCATCGTCTTCGAGTGCACGGGATTGCCCGCGGTCTGGGAGGAAGCCGTGACCATGGTCAGCAGGGGCGGATGCGTCATCCTCTTCGGCGGATGCCCGGGCGGCACGACGGTCACTTACGATACGGCACGCCTGCACTACGACCAGATCACGCTCAAGGGCATCTTTCATTTCACGCCCGAGGCGGTCCGGAGCGCTTACGACCTGCTCGCGGACGGACGGCTCGACGTTACGCCCCTGATTACGGGAGACCGCACGCTGGAGGAAGTGCCGCAGACCTTCAGGACCTTCCGCGGAAAGGACACGCTGAAGTACGCGATCATTCCCTGA
- a CDS encoding alcohol dehydrogenase catalytic domain-containing protein, whose amino-acid sequence MKAAKVYDIDDIRIEEMDTPAITARDALVKMRSCGICSGDVTPWYIRRKAPIVIGHEPTGVVEAVGDEVEGLSVGDRVFIHHHAPCYRCRHCRRGNFTMCATWKKTRLDPGGAAEYVRVPEINLRHDTLVLPDSVSFDDGALIEPVACSVKAVERARVRPGDIVLVIGLGLMGVLNGIVARHYGAKTVIGADRVPYRLNKALELGMDHVVDVGEHDLSEAVREFTDGVMADVVIVGPGSIAAMETGLTCVGKGGIVLLFMSSPEEDVLAFRPFDLYFNDVSIVCSYSCGPRDTRMALDLIEAGVVTSDQVVTHRFPLSETRRGMEVTAAAQDSLKVLIHINE is encoded by the coding sequence ATGAAAGCCGCAAAAGTCTACGATATCGACGATATCCGGATCGAGGAGATGGATACGCCGGCCATCACGGCGCGGGACGCACTGGTGAAGATGCGCAGTTGCGGGATCTGCAGCGGGGATGTCACGCCCTGGTACATCCGGCGAAAAGCGCCCATCGTCATCGGGCACGAGCCGACCGGTGTCGTGGAGGCCGTGGGCGACGAGGTCGAAGGGCTTTCCGTGGGAGACCGCGTTTTCATTCACCACCACGCGCCCTGCTACCGGTGCCGCCATTGCCGCCGCGGAAACTTCACCATGTGCGCCACCTGGAAGAAGACCCGGCTCGATCCCGGGGGCGCGGCCGAATACGTACGGGTCCCCGAGATCAACCTCCGCCACGACACCCTGGTCCTGCCTGATTCGGTTTCCTTCGACGACGGCGCGCTGATCGAGCCCGTAGCCTGCTCGGTAAAGGCGGTGGAACGGGCCCGTGTCCGCCCCGGCGACATCGTGCTCGTCATCGGACTGGGCTTGATGGGCGTCTTGAACGGAATCGTGGCCCGGCACTACGGCGCGAAGACGGTCATCGGGGCCGACAGGGTACCCTACCGGCTGAACAAGGCGCTCGAACTCGGCATGGACCACGTGGTGGACGTAGGGGAGCACGATCTCTCGGAGGCGGTGCGTGAATTTACGGACGGCGTGATGGCCGACGTGGTGATCGTCGGTCCCGGCAGCATCGCGGCAATGGAGACCGGACTGACCTGTGTGGGCAAGGGCGGGATCGTGCTGCTTTTCATGTCCTCGCCGGAGGAGGATGTGCTTGCCTTCAGGCCCTTTGACCTGTACTTTAATGACGTATCGATCGTATGCAGTTATTCCTGCGGTCCTCGCGATACCCGCATGGCGCTGGACCTTATCGAGGCCGGTGTGGTAACTTCCGACCAGGTCGTTACGCACCGCTTTCCTTTATCGGAGACACGGCGGGGCATGGAGGTCACCGCCGCCGCACAGGATTCCCTGAAAGTGTTGATTCACATCAACGAGTGA
- a CDS encoding prohibitin family protein, with the protein MSDYDIREQLPGSNIPYLKIAIGIVVLLVLYNSYAVIGAGERGVVFSKFGGVQDRVLSEGLQFKLPFIEDVIPVDVKIKKSETAATASTKDLQTVSSTIALNYHVDPGAVNTVYQEIGIFFKERVIDPAVQEAVKAVSAQYTAEELITRRADVKDEIKESLTTRLITFNMIVDEFNIVDFAFSQTFNLAIEAKQTAEQQALKAQRDLERVRIEAEQKVAQAQAEAEAQRLQRATITPTLLQLRAIEKWDGHFPQVIGQAMPFIDLKTLGPQTR; encoded by the coding sequence ATGTCTGACTATGATATCCGGGAGCAACTCCCCGGCAGCAATATACCCTATCTCAAGATCGCCATCGGCATCGTCGTGCTGCTGGTGTTGTACAACTCATACGCTGTAATTGGCGCCGGCGAGCGCGGCGTCGTGTTTAGCAAGTTCGGCGGCGTCCAGGACCGCGTCCTGTCCGAGGGCCTGCAGTTCAAGCTGCCCTTCATCGAAGATGTGATCCCCGTCGACGTCAAGATCAAGAAGTCGGAAACGGCCGCAACGGCCTCCACCAAGGATCTGCAGACCGTCTCATCCACGATCGCGCTGAACTATCACGTGGATCCGGGCGCGGTGAACACGGTGTACCAGGAAATCGGCATCTTCTTCAAGGAGCGGGTCATCGATCCGGCGGTGCAGGAAGCCGTCAAGGCCGTATCCGCCCAGTACACCGCGGAGGAACTGATCACGCGCCGCGCCGATGTCAAGGACGAGATCAAGGAGTCCCTCACGACTCGGCTGATTACCTTCAACATGATCGTGGACGAGTTCAACATCGTCGATTTCGCTTTTTCCCAGACCTTCAACCTGGCGATCGAGGCCAAGCAGACGGCCGAGCAACAGGCCCTGAAGGCCCAGCGCGACCTTGAACGCGTCCGGATCGAGGCCGAGCAGAAAGTAGCGCAAGCCCAGGCCGAAGCCGAGGCGCAGCGCCTGCAGCGCGCCACGATCACGCCGACCCTGCTGCAGTTGCGCGCGATCGAGAAGTGGGACGGCCACTTCCCCCAGGTCATCGGCCAGGCCATGCCCTTCATCGATCTGAAGACGCTGGGACCCCAGACCAGGTAG
- a CDS encoding RraA family protein has product MIGLNSPEFTRAVTSQWDGERGPDGRPVVPDSILKRMEKVTIEEAWGVIGGKGYNYQFAGDWQILHPDRTLVGRAVTGVYVPTRPDLETAIQADGAEHGCIGGQNSWVIDTLEPNDVIVIDLFGKVKFGTFAGDNLGNSIYAKTGTGMVIDGGIRDLQRLYEIPMVSYIRGVDPTAIADVTLLGINVPVRIGLEATCVPGDVVLGTREGVIFIPPHLAEQVVIESEETRMRDAWGHQQLRDGTYTPGEIDREWTAEMTAEFEVWRQQQTEDDS; this is encoded by the coding sequence ATGATCGGTTTGAACAGTCCGGAGTTCACGCGAGCCGTCACCTCGCAGTGGGACGGCGAACGGGGTCCGGACGGGCGCCCCGTTGTGCCTGACAGCATCCTGAAACGGATGGAGAAAGTAACTATTGAGGAAGCGTGGGGCGTCATCGGAGGAAAGGGATATAACTACCAGTTCGCGGGGGACTGGCAGATCCTCCACCCCGATCGCACCCTGGTCGGCCGCGCGGTGACCGGCGTCTACGTGCCCACCCGCCCCGACCTGGAAACGGCCATCCAGGCCGACGGCGCTGAACATGGCTGCATAGGCGGCCAGAACTCCTGGGTGATCGATACGCTCGAACCCAACGACGTGATCGTCATCGACCTTTTCGGAAAGGTCAAGTTCGGCACCTTCGCCGGCGATAATCTCGGCAATTCCATCTATGCCAAGACCGGAACGGGCATGGTCATCGACGGAGGCATCCGGGACCTGCAGCGGCTCTACGAAATCCCTATGGTCTCTTACATCCGCGGGGTCGATCCCACGGCCATAGCGGACGTAACTCTCCTCGGCATCAACGTTCCGGTACGAATCGGCCTCGAAGCCACCTGCGTACCCGGGGACGTCGTCCTCGGCACGCGGGAAGGCGTCATCTTCATTCCGCCGCACCTGGCAGAACAGGTCGTCATCGAATCGGAAGAAACCAGGATGCGGGACGCCTGGGGCCACCAGCAGCTTCGCGACGGCACCTACACGCCCGGCGAGATCGACCGCGAATGGACCGCCGAAATGACGGCCGAATTCGAGGTCTGGCGGCAGCAGCAGACCGAGGACGACTCGTAG
- a CDS encoding 2,4-dihydroxyhept-2-ene-1,7-dioic acid aldolase yields the protein MRPNKLRSILNEGRPSLATHIHTVWPSVVELVGHTDRYDYVEFVGEYGPYDLHDLDNLGRAAELHDLGLMIKVDQEPRGFLAQRAIGSGFQSVLFADCRTPDEFRACVDIVRPDTPESRGTYGVATRRFSYMGYGGGREYVDALDEIVVAVMIEKGPAVDHLDEILEIDGIDMIQWGPADYSMNVGKIGQREAVKSVERVVIDKSLAAGRNPRAEINTADEVRYYLDLGVRHFCIGTDVHVLHGYWRREGDDMRKALDGS from the coding sequence ATGCGACCGAACAAGCTCAGGAGCATCCTGAACGAGGGCCGGCCCTCCCTGGCCACCCACATACACACGGTCTGGCCCTCCGTGGTCGAACTTGTGGGGCACACCGACCGGTACGACTACGTCGAGTTCGTGGGAGAATACGGTCCCTACGACCTCCATGACCTGGATAACCTGGGCCGCGCCGCCGAACTGCACGACCTCGGCCTGATGATCAAGGTCGACCAGGAGCCGAGAGGGTTCCTCGCGCAACGGGCCATCGGTTCCGGGTTCCAGAGCGTGCTCTTCGCAGACTGCCGGACCCCGGACGAATTCCGCGCCTGCGTGGACATCGTGCGCCCGGATACGCCCGAATCCCGGGGTACCTACGGCGTTGCGACACGAAGGTTCTCATACATGGGATACGGCGGCGGCCGGGAATACGTGGACGCCCTGGACGAGATCGTCGTGGCGGTCATGATCGAGAAGGGACCCGCGGTGGACCACCTGGACGAGATCCTGGAAATCGACGGGATCGACATGATCCAGTGGGGACCGGCCGACTATTCCATGAACGTGGGCAAGATCGGCCAGCGTGAAGCGGTAAAGTCCGTCGAACGCGTGGTCATCGACAAGTCCCTGGCCGCGGGCAGGAACCCCCGCGCCGAAATCAACACCGCGGACGAAGTCCGGTACTACCTCGATCTCGGCGTACGCCACTTCTGCATTGGCACGGACGTGCACGTGCTGCATGGCTACTGGCGGCGTGAAGGCGACGATATGCGCAAGGCGCTGGACGGGTCGTGA